The following are encoded in a window of Drosophila simulans strain w501 chromosome 3L, Prin_Dsim_3.1, whole genome shotgun sequence genomic DNA:
- the LOC6737152 gene encoding insulin-like growth factor-binding protein complex acid labile subunit: MTSLVYTVFHLASLQCSVRPEISPCTCETGKAWNHVELSCEKLESFNAVVDSLANKLNADTNIDLKITHSQLDDLEMRSFTDMNFNLYKLRMQWNSLKSLPEVPFRGLSNVTYLSIGDNDLDEIPKHALSHMPSLLTLDIGRCKIRSVQQEDFRGIQRVTNLILVSNIITRLDRGSFPKSLLILHLGRNQLESLNGSLHDLHNLESLFINANNITTLDDELPDGGQLRLLMAHNNRLERLPANMAGMHSLETVHIHCNQLRSFDRVLRNAVNLSEVMADNNELEYLAQDEFASCSKVETLQMGCNHIKSLNSSLLPILKLKNANFSFNDIEEFSMAELHGLRSLKTLQLSSNRIQRLLPDPRGVQELMLVNLDLDNNRIDSLNGALAGLGNLRILNLAGNRLEHLQVGDFDGMIRLDILDLTGNQLAELKPLEMTLLPSLKILKVAYNNITKLEQDFKGLPVLCQANLTNNQISTISSELVTNTRCKNHNVPGKLEIHLDDNPIMCDVGLNELCRLMAVQEARIRGRSQCFENDQEVCTVLPMLYNVNLPIMVTNLELTGREVPKPMVRVIVPSLIKANNELLPPLIATLGNPVLISTDLVNPVISPLPPPLLLATTTPPPPMPLPVEAEVEKIESTTANPVSTNSTQETTTTTSTTTTTTTTESSSQVAPIELITTTAPTTTTTSTTTPKPNETLPVIVELQDPNPPDTPVNQTDVGVAQDEASALVPPVVLDPLQQDLERERERERERELERDLDHEAVAKTEYETVEYIPNLVQPPVGSDALTPPPSKANALEEDSESVHSNSVHAEYPHAAQSLQIPEEPPEE, encoded by the exons ATGACTTCCCTCGTGTACACCGTCTTTCACCTGGCCTCGCTCCAGTGTTCCGTGCGTCCGGAGATCTCGCCCTGCACCTGCGAAACGGGCAAGGCCTGGAACCATGTGGAGCTCTCCTGCGAGAAACTGGAATCCTTCAATGCCGTCGTGGACAGCCTGGCCAATAAGCTCAATGCCGACACCAATATCGACCTAAAGATCACGCACTCGCAACTCGACGACCTGGAAATGCGCTCGTTTACGGATATGAACTTCAACTTGTACAAGCTACGGATGCAGTGGAACAGTCTAAA ATCGCTGCCCGAGGTGCCGTTCCGCGGGTTATCGAATGTCACCTACCTAAGCATCGGCGACAACGACCTCGACGAGATCCCGAAGCACGCCCTGAGCCACATGCCGAGCCTTTTGACTCTGGACATTGGGCGGTGCAAGATACGGTCGGTGCAGCAGGAGGACTTCCGGGGCATACAACGGGTGACGAATCTGATCCTGGTGAGCAACATCATTACGCGCCTGGACCGAGGATCCTTTCCGAAGAGCCTACTTATCCTGCATCTGGGTAGAAACCAACTGGAGTCGCTAAATGGCTCGCTTCACGATCTGCACAACTTGGAGTCTCTGTTCATCAATGCGAATAACATTACGACGCTGGATGATGAGCTACCCGATGGAGGGCAGTTGCGCCTCCTGATGGCCCACAATAATAGGCTGGAACGCCTGCCGGCCAACATGGCCGGTATGCACAGCCTGGAGACGGTCCACATACACTGCAACCAGCTAAGATCCTTCGACCGCGTACTTCGCAATGCCGTCAATCTGTCCGAGGTCATGGCCGATAACAATGAGCTGGAGTACCTGGCCCAGGACGAATTCGCCTCCTGCTCCAAGGTGGAGACCCTGCAGATGGGCTGCAATCACATCAAGTCGCTCAACTCCTCGCTACTGCCCATCCTCAAGCTGAAGAACGCCAACTTCTCGTTTAACGACATCGAAGAGTTCTCCATGGCGGAACTGCACGGACTCCGTTCGCTGAAGACCCTCCAGCTGTCCAGCAATCGCATCCAACGACTGCTGCCCGATCCCCGGGGAGTGCAGGAGCTGATGCTTGTCAATCTGGATCTGGATAACAATAGAATCGACTCTCTGAATGGAGCTTTGGCTGGCTTGGGCAATCTTCGAATACTGAATTTGGCTGGAAACCGATTGGAACACCTCCAGGTGGGCGATTTCGATGGCATGATTCGATTGGACATCCTCGACCTGACCGGGAATCAGCTGGCGGAGCTCAAGCCCTTGGAAATG aCTTTGTTGCCCAGCCTGAAAATCCTTAAGGTTGCATACAACAATATCACCAAGCTGGAACAGGACTTCAAGGGACTGCCCGTTCTCTGCCAGGCCAACTTGACCAATAACCAGATATCGACCATATCGAGTGAACTCGTGACCAACACGCGCTGCAAAAATCACAATGTTCCCGGCAAACTGGAGATACATCTAGATG ACAATCCCATAATGTGTGACGTGGGATTGAACGAGCTGTGTCGATTGATGGCCGTCCAGGAGGCACGAATTCGTGGTCGATCCCAGTGCTTTGAGAATGACCAGGAGGTGTGCACCGTGCTCCCGATGCTATACAACGTGAACCTGCCCATAATGGTGACCAATCTGGAGTTGACGGGCCGCGAGGTTCCAAAGCCAATGGTGCGGGTGATCGTACCATCGCTGATCAAGGCCAATAATGAGCTATTGCCGCCACTTATTGCCACTCTGGGTAATCCAGTGCTCATTAGCACCGATTTGGTCAATCCGGTGATATCgccactaccaccaccactTCTGCTGGCAACCACAACGCCGCCACCGCCAATGCCACTTCCTGTGGAAGCGGAAGTTGAGAAGATTGAGTCTACCACCGCGAATCCAGTGAGCACGAATAGCACTCAGGAGACCACGACAACCACAAGTACcacaacgacgacaacaacaacagagtCCAGTAGTCAGGTGGCTCCCATCGAGCTGATCACGACCACAGCACCCACGACGACAACCACCAGCACCACAACACCCAAACCCAATGAAACGCTGCCCGTGATTGTGGAACTCCAGGATCCCAATCCACCGGACACTCCAGTCAATCAAACTGATGTCGGAGTGGCTCAGGATGAGGCATCTGCCCTGGTTCCGCCAGTGGTTCTAGATCCCCTGCAGCAGGATCTGGAAAGGGAGAGGGAGCGCGAAAGAGAGCGAGAAT